A genome region from Cryptosporidium parvum Iowa II chromosome 8, whole genome shotgun sequence includes the following:
- a CDS encoding ubiquitin C-terminal hydrolase of the cysteine proteinase fold, with amino-acid sequence MNKKNKIWKPLISDPKLLEEYSVGLGVKSKISFIDIYTTEETEFYFCGINPISLIALVPINDEKICKKRNKLGCEMNISQSVWFMKQYITNSCSAVALLHSILNNDKIELEEESIAKMLLNLKGDPNDLPEERGFYLINDKNIEYLHEELSSRDLTKDCDQSEFHYVSFVNNHGHIIELDGRLPCPISHGVCKSDEFLKNTLKIIKENFILPIGINGKIAIVALCIK; translated from the coding sequence ATgaacaaaaaaaacaaaatatggAAACCTCTTATTTCTGATCCAAAATTACTTGAAGAGTATTCCGTTGGATTAGGTGTTAAATCTAAAATTAGCTTTATTGATATTTACACAACAGAAGAGActgaattttatttttgtgGTATAAAtccaatttctttaatagcTTTAGTACcaattaatgatgaaaaaatttgcaaaaagagaaataaattagGATGTGAAATGAATATCTCCCAGAGCGTTTGGTTCATGAAACAATACATTACGAATTCTTGCAGTGCAGTTGCGCTTTTACattcaattttgaataatgataaaatagaacttgaagaagaaagCATCGCTAAAAtgttattgaatttaaaaggTGATCCAAATGATCTACCCGAAGAAAGAGggttttatttaataaatgacAAGAATATTGAGTATCTACACGAAGAATTATCATCAAGAGATCTAACTAAGGACTGTGATCAATCAGAGTTCCATTATGTATCTTTTGTAAATAATCATGGGCATATAATAGAATTAGATGGAAGGCTTCCCTGTCCAATTAGCCACGGAGTATGCAAAAGTGATGAATTTCTTAAAAACACACTAAAAAtcataaaagaaaattttattttgcCAATAGGAATAAATGGCAAAATAGCTATTGTTGCATTGTGTATAAAATAG
- a CDS encoding UvrD like super family I helicase involved in nucleotide excision repair, possible bacterial horizontal transfer, translating into MMKAFNEQNKEEFKNPLTHFGKDDKIHSMLFGRLTLEQKKAVFTNHESSLLIVAGPGTGKTATLTSRIVRFLLSGYSPILALTFTKKAANELKSRVSIVYSSSSKIIYSKSKQIKNDLRNEKGFSDFVPTPEIFIGTIHSFCWKLLKEYGSFIGLPKDIAIIDKELAIKLLKSCLSENLSKVTSQLSNYSSLIFDPVNFDEIERDDFDDDNIYDQTHDIKAENEQCRNLYNVNNIKKETGIDQTTKNNEFEKVFKIIKLMKIKKFLNKSECTIDDVNGNHELLGIYYLYTKKMVTHKPYLVDYTDLITLALNLLENNINIREKIQDSYPYIFCDEFQDTSKLQFKILELLTKSIINKKRKFEAEKFTRDQNLRRGGITVVGDDDQAIYSWRGVETGVFSRFSSMFKDNINLIYLSTNFRSTKSIIQVSNNLVKKNKFRISKLLISNNDFGVEPVVYYFPKQIDEMHWIASTILLLKMKFNYSWSEFAILARTNDTLFYVEKLLSDKKFLISCLEMLQDTENINNERGWFKMISNDLLDFDIDQLSRYKSAEITFPLENTSRNNPKFASDLLYRAEILDILSYCRLMIDETADDCFLRICNRPKRGIGDNAIKLIEEYGAKGISLMRKSTQPLNGICELDTSVYGNTTNVYTSIVSVCRMLVSSKFETKSKINYKLHKKSINSIKAFLDFLDDLKQFIKNKVSVSEIINLIVKKMNLDNQNEIMVKQSKNKRLLQSNLVDNINSNTEDSEKINSRKLSTLSSISTLLKYSEPYTPNDEQPTGYECLLCFLQDASNGLLQIKKGEKISLSTIHRAKGLEWKVVFIPKFVDKVFPLYRESENLEIKNEFDEITIEEERRIVYVAFTRAKERLFVSVPLNVGKPSPFIQDANLSSYNINSKERELIKQFPRIVTGKNWIKS; encoded by the coding sequence ATGATGAAAGCATTTAATGAACAAAATAAAGAGGAATTTAAAAACCCTCTAACACATTTTGGAAAAGATGACAAAATTCATAGCATGCTGTTTGGGCGTTTAACACTGGAGCAAAAGAAGGCAGTATTTACCAACCATGAAAGTTCATTGCTAATTGTTGCAGGTCCAGGGACTGGAAAGACTGCAACATTAACATCTAGAATTGTTCGTTTTTTATTGAGTGGATATTCACCAATACTTGCACTAACATTTACTAAGAAGGCAGCAAATGAACTTAAAAGTAGAGTTTCAATTGTTTActcatcttcttcaaagattatttattctaagtcaaaacaaataaagaatGATTTAAGAAATGAAAAGGGTTTTTCAGATTTTGTTCCGACTccagaaatatttatcGGAACTATTCACTCATTTTGTTGGAAGCTTCTCAAAGAATATGGATCTTTCATCGGCTTACCAAAAGATATTGCGATAATTGATAAGGAATTGGCAATTAAATTGCTGAAGTCTTGTTTATCTGAAAATTTAAGTAAAGTAACATCTCaattatcaaattattCTTCACTTATTTTTGATCCAGTCAATTTCGATGAAATCGAGAGAGACgattttgatgatgataacATTTATGATCAAACTCACGATATTAAGGCTGAAAATGAACAATGTagaaatttatataatgtaaacaatataaaaaaagaaacagGCATTGACCAAACTACAAAAAATAACGAGTTTGAAaaagtatttaaaattattaaactgatgaaaataaaaaaatttttaaataaaagtgAATGCACAATAGATGATGTTAATGGAAATCATGAATTACTAGGAATTTACTACTTATATACCAAAAAGATGGTGACTCATAAACCTTATTTAGTAGATTACACAGATTTGATTACACTTgcattaaatttattagaaaataatattaatataagggaaaaaattcaagattcGTACCCTTATATATTTTGTGATGAGTTTCAAGATACATCTAAATTACAGTTTAAAATACTTGAATTGTTAACTAAAAgcataattaataaaaaaagaaaatttgaagCTGAGAAATTCACTAGAGATCAAAATCTAAGGAGAGGAGGAATTACTGTGGTTGGTGATGATGATCAAGCAATTTATAGCTGGAGAGGCGTCGAAACTGGAGTGTTTTCTCGGTTTTCTTCTATGTTTAAAGATaacattaatttaatttatctcAGCACAAATTTTAGGTCGACTAAATCTATAATTCAAGTTTCAAACAACcttgtaaaaaaaaataaatttagaatatcaaaattattaatcagtaataatgattttggTGTAGAACCAGtagtttattattttccaaaGCAAATTGATGAAATGCATTGGATTGCATCCACAATACTGcttttaaaaatgaagttTAACTATTCGTGGAGTGAATTCGCTATTTTGGCAAGAACAAATGATACTCTTTTTTAtgttgaaaaattattaagtgATAAAAAGTTTTTAATCAGTTGTTTGGAAATGCTCCAAGATACTGAGAATATAAACAATGAACGAGGCTGGTTTAAGATGATCTCTAATGATTTATTAGATTTTGATATTGACCAATTGAGTCGATACAAATCTGCTGAAATTACTTTTCCTCTCGAAAATACATCTAGaaataatccaaaatttGCATCTGACTTGCTGTACAGAGCGGAGATATTAGATATTTTATCTTACTGCAGACTGATGATTGATGAAACTGCAGATGATTGCTTTTTGAGAATTTGCAATCGCCCAAAAAGAGGTATTGGCGATAATGCTATAAAGTTAATAGAAGAATATGGTGCTAAAGGAATCTCGTTAATGAGGAAATCTACCCAGCCCTTGAACGGAATTTGTGAATTAGACACTTCTGTTTATGGAAATACAACAAACGTATATACATCAATAGTGAGCGTATGCAGAATGTTAGTATCAAGTAAATTTGAAAcaaaatctaaaattaattataagtTGCATAAAAAGAGCATAAATTCTATTAAAGCATTCTTAGATTTCTTAGATGATTTAAAACAATTCATTAAGAATAAGGTCTCAGTatcagaaataattaatttaatagtgaagaaaatgaatcttgataatcaaaatgaaataatggTGAAACAATCTAAAAACAAGAGGTTACTTCAATCTAATTTAGTTGATAAcattaattctaatacagaagattctgaaaaaataaattcaagaaaattgAGCACTTTAAGTTCTATCTCTACCCTTTTAAAGTATTCAGAACCTTACACACCAAACGATGAACAACCTACTGGGTATGAATGCTTACTCTGCTTTCTGCAAGATGCATCTAATGgtttattacaaataaaaaaaggagaaaaaatatctttatcAACTATTCACAGAGCAAAGGGACTTGAATGGAAAGTTGTTTTTATCCCTAAATTCGTTGACAAAGTATTCCCTTTATATAGAGAATCAGAAAATTTGGAGATAAAGAACGAGTTCGATGAAATCACtatagaagaagaaagaagaattgTTTATGTGGCATTTACAAGAGCAAAAGAACGACTTTTTGTTAGCGTTCCATTAAATGTTGGAAAACCTTCACCATTTATACAGGACGCAAATCTTTCCagttataatataaattcaaaGGAAAGggaattaattaaacaatTTCCGAGAATAGTAACTGG